In Notolabrus celidotus isolate fNotCel1 chromosome 5, fNotCel1.pri, whole genome shotgun sequence, the genomic window TTTGTTCCTTTCCTGtcagaatctgctgtttgtaaaaatgttccgtctctttaaaagtctttaatgtcattttattttataaaatgtaaaaatgttaatttgtctccaactttgttaaaagtgtttcatcctttgtgaaTTTGAATTGAACTTCCCAGCCACCATAGGAAGAGTTCACTGACAGGTTTACACACATGCCACTCAAagtcaacacacactcacacacactctctctctcacacacacacacacacacacacacacacacacacacacacacacacacacacacacacacacacacacacacacacacacacacacacacacacacacacacacacactcacactcacactcacactcacacacacgtccTACACGGTCAGTGAATTCAAGTCTTCTCTTCACACTcgttccttccctccctctttcacacacactcacacacactcacacactctctcacacactcacacacactcaaacactcacacactctctcacacactcacacgtcctgcacagacacacaaagtcaGTGAATTCAAGTCTTCTCTTCACactctttccttccctctctctttcacacacacactgtgaacacacacactgtgaacacacacacatgcacacacccacacacatgcacacacccacacacatgcacacacccacacacccacacacatgcacacatgcacacacacacacagctgaggcGTGCAGCCTGGTGGTGAGAGGCAGGCGTAGACTGTGTAAACATCTCCACACAGGAAGCTCTGCGTCTCCAGCTGACAGCTGTTATGGTTACATGTGAGGCCGGCtgcctccgtgtgtgtgtgtctttgtgtgtgcgtctgtgtgtgtgttgtctgtgtgtatgtgtgtcatctTGTTGTGTGCGTCACCTGCCTGAGTTTCACTCTCATCTCCTTCCTGGGTGAATAACGTCGGACAGACAcggcagagagagacacatcaAAGCTGGGATGGGGGGGTGTTGCATTTATTTCCATTGACAGACAGTAAATACAGCTGCTCTCGTCTCTGAGTCCTGAATCCTctaccctgtgtgtgtgtgtgtgtgtgtgtgtgtgtgtacacagtgtgtgtatatacTGGCTTCATGTTTGTGTCCACTGTCACAACACAATCACTCAAGGTTAACAACATAGTAACATCATGTATGGAGAATGTACACCGTCATATGTGCTTCTTACAAAAACATCAAAGTACATTATTCTGCATATTAGGCCGCTGAAGCTCTGGGAGATATTCACACACATGAAGGGGTTAATAAGAAACAGCACCATGTATATAAGTTTAATTAAGACTTTAGATTAAGATGACGTCAGTACCTTGGTGTCACACTGATGGACAGAGGACAGGTACTCGGTCTAATGCTGGACTCTATGCTAGTCTAAGGTTTTATGTGGGCTCATTGGACAGAGGGAGTCTTATTCTGGGACTGGACTAAAGCtgaggacagacaggaagcagctGGACGAGCTTTCAGACAGCGGTGGTTTTTAAAAGGCTGGATCTGTTGAGAGACGTTAAATCAACGCTGAGCTGTCTGAAAGAATCGCCCGCtgtgttctgctgctgcaccaGGGGAGGGGGGTTCAGGGGTCAACCTGTCTCTTCTGTGAATAActgatgaaacaaaaacaacaacagagaaaaacaaaaactgcatatataaaaaaaagtgtccaaAAGAACAAACATAGAAAGAAAGATCTGAATAAACGAGACGGCCACTGttactgtgtttctctctgagcATCTCACCATCTTTATCCCCCTGtggcttcatcatcatcatcatcatcatcatcatcatcctcagtgTCTTTGGTCCATGTGAACAATGTCAAGATGGAatgtcagaacaaaacaaagaaagagaaaaacaaacagatgttgTTGGGTCTATGGTGATGGAGGACATGTCCATGGTCGTGTGTGGGGGGGGTTTACAGCGCCCATAAATTAACtgaaacacaatgaaacaataaagaaaataaagtgattaaataaatatggaaagaatgaatgattgagactttaaagggttaaagcaaaacgatgtgtgtgtgtgtgttagtgaggaGAGAGACATTAACAGGATGTGTGCACGCAGAGCGAAGGATCCTTAGTAAAGGATGAAAAGCAAACTGAAGAAACAAGGAAGTGTCTtcactaaaacacaaaatgGAAGTTTCCTGAAGCAGCACTGACTGCAGAGTCTGAGAGCCGCCACCAGGGGGAGCCACTCGTCTGTATATGAATCCAcagattcatgttacagagaccCAGCTGAGGATTTACTCCAGGTTACTTCAAACCTACAAGAtcagtgtgttttcattttaccttgacatgtttACACAACAAACCTCCTCCAGTCTTCCTCAGAGGAGTCACATGATGTTGATGTGGGCTCCCCTTCCTGACCTcctggaccaggtcttagttatgctgctataggcttagactgacacactgggatcctgtctttccctctctctcctctctctgcctgtctctcactttaactcttcctgtcccattaaagttactaaccatagacctttctggagtccctgagctcccttgtctcgtaggttcctctggatctctgctgctgtggatgtggtccagactccagctgctacaactactactatccgtctccccactatcatctctctctctcttcatctccctctatccctctctccataacttgctaaatgctgcaaagtgctctgctcatggtggattaagatgagatcagactgagtcctgtctggaagatgggactggatctgatccggtcttgatgttgggtctttgttaataatagaacacagagtatggtctagaccggctctgtttgtaaagagtctgaggagaacgtttgttgtgatttggggctttataaataaagattgattgatggatggattaattgatggattgattgattgattgattgattgattgattgattgattgattgattgattgattgatggattgattgattgattgattgattgatggattgattgattgatggattgattgattgattgattgattgattgattgattaattgatggattgattgattgattgattgattgattgattgattgattgattgattgatggattgattgattggatggattgattgatcctCTCTCTTGCTGAGGTCTGATTTTAAATAATCTTGTTCTCCTTCTTGTGTCAGGGAGTCTGTAGTGGAAACATGTCCAGGTAAAACAAGAACACACTGGTCTAGTAACATGAACTGTAAACGAGTACTGGACAGTAAATTCTCTGAGTTTGTTATCAGGCTGAAGATGTTGGCACCTGTTCAGCCTTTGGGTTCTTACTTTAGCACCGTTGGTTTCACGCtttaaaggttcctgtgcacGTTCAGGTTCTACCTCAGAGAGGAAGAACATGGTTTAAGACGTCACTGTGTGTTAGATTGAGATTAAGATTGAGATTAAGAGTTCCATGAAGGAGTGAGGGGATTGAAAGTGTGCAGAGGAGTTTGGTCAGGTGTTTCCAGCATGCTACATGATGCTCTCTGTAAGACACCTGTTCTAGGAGAACTCCACGCAGGACACTAAAAGATCCACAGTTTGTGGTGAACTTAAAAAAGGCCCATTTGTAAGTCTGGATGCTCGATCAGCCTCCTGAATGAGCTGGAGTCCACATCACCTATTTCTAAGCAGAGCTTTTGATCGCTCCAGCTTCTCTCGTGGATTTCCTGAATAATTAGAGCGAGGCAAacggaaagaatgaaaggacaGGAAATATTAAGCTGGGGCAGGATAGAGGGGGTGTAAGTTTCCTCTACACATGCCAGGCGCTGATAAAAGCTGAGATGCTTTATTAcaagagaaaggaggaggagtgcTGTGACACTGGACGGAGCAGAGCTCCAGGTTTAAAGATAGAAAGGGACGGAGAGGCAGGAGATCATCTCAGAGTTTAAGGCACCGAGTGGAAGACAACAGGATTAGTTGCAGAAGCTGAGAAAGAGTCTGCTCTGGAAAGAAGAGTGAGTtagagaaagaagggatgagcTTACTTTTTCTTGTCCTTGTCTTTCTTGAGGGGCTGAGATAAGGAGAGCGTCTCCGCCGCCACCTTCTTCCTGTTGAAGGcgttcatctcctcctccaggtcTCTCCGcttctcctccaccttcctcttctcctcctggtGCATCCGCTTCAGCTGCTCGAACTTATCGTGCAGCtacaaggagaggagaggaggagtgaaggGGCGGCGATGGACAGATGGGACGGAGGATGATAGAGGAGAAGTTAGAACAGGAGCATGAAACTCTTCTGAAAATCTAAATATGTGTGATTACAAAGAAGAAGACACTCCAGAGGAGAAGAGGATCCTTGGAGTTTATTAACATAAAGAGTCTACATGAGTGGGACtgacctctctctccttctccttcagcTCTGCTTCTGTCTCTTTCACTTTGTTCACAAACATTTGTCGCATCTCTTCCTCTTTACGCTGCAGGTCGCCCAGGAACTCTTTCCTCTTGGCCTCGTACGTTTCCTGGAGACTGAAAGAAAGACGACAGATAGAAAGTTAGAGATCAGACACATgagagcctcctcctcctcttaatCCTGAGCCTCTCTGTGGTtgggactctctctctctgtgtctctctgtgtctctctgtgtgtctctgtgtctctctgtgtctctgtgtctctctgtgtctctctgtgtctctctgtgtgtctctgtgtctctctgtgtctctctgtgtgtctctgtgtctctctgtgtctctctgtgtctctctgtgtctctgtgtgtctctgtgtgtctctgtgtctctctgtgtgtctctgtgtctctctgtgtctctgtgtctctctgtgtctctctgtgtctctctgtgtctctctgtgtgtctctgtgtctctctgtgtctctctgtgtgtctctgtgtgtctctctgtgtctctctgtgtctctgtgtgtctctgtgtgtctctgtgtctctctgtgtctctctgtgtctctgtgtgtctctgtgtgtctctgtgtaccTGAATGGCTGGCTGTCGGGGTCTGTATCTTTGAAGCCCATCTCCTCCAGCTTGCAGCGTCGGTACAGCTCGTAGTGGCGAGCGTGGGTCTGCTCCCTCAGGTCCTCCATGTTTACCCGGATCAGCATCTCTCGGAGTTTCACAAAGTCGCAGTGACTCTCGTTTTCCACTGTAAGAAAAGAAACATGCACCAGGATGAGGACAGGACCTGGGCTTCAGGTGGTCCCTCTAATGGAGCTATAAACATgcagtcacttcctgttttaaaatCCTTCACTCCACGCCCGGCTGTCGTTTGTACCgctccttatttattttaacacccCATCTGTCGTCCTGTtactctccctttctctccatctctctctcagagCAGGAAATCCTTCCCTCCTTCAGGACTGTGAATCCTCTGAATAAACGACGTGTCATCAAAGCTGATAAATCACACTTCACCACTgaacagagaaagaggagatcTGATGCACATCTCATGAAGCTGAAGCTGTCTGAACATCTCATAAAGCTGAAGCTGTTTGAACATCTCATGAAGCTGAAGCTGTTTGAACATCTCATGAAGCTGAAGCTGTTTGAACATCTCATGAAGCTGAAGCTGCTTGAACATCTCATGAAGCTGAAGCTGTTTGAACATCTCATGAAGCTGAAGCTGCTTGAACATCTCATGAAGCTGAAGCTGTTTGAACATCTCATGGAGCTGAAgctgtgtgatcagtttgtctctggtgttgaacatgttagtgaaagttaataaccgtagtCAAGGGGTCAAGCTCCTCTCACAGCCGGAGGATCAGTTATAAGTTAATTCAACTGAAGACAATAACATGATATATTAATGGTTATAATAAGGCTCTTATTTTGTGCCAGCTACAGGTCTCAGTTTAACTCTGTTGACTGAAACTCTTTTTAATTAAACTCTTTTTAATCCCTTCAAATCTTTCAGAGGAAACTAAACTCCATGTTTTTTAAAGACTCTCTCTTTTTAACCCTGCAGCCAGAAGCTTGTCTGCTCTACTTCTCCTCCCTTTGAAATGAACTTTCCCTTCTCTGAGTACAAACCTCAGAATACCTTCACAGGAAACTGTGTGGAAACTTGGAAAAATTGCTTCTGATGAGATACGCCTGATCTCGTCCTATTTTAAAT contains:
- the LOC117812644 gene encoding septin-8-A-like; this encodes MAATDVDVFSNEEKRNLSLGGHVGFDSLPDQLVSKSVTQGFCFNILCVGETGLGKSTLMNTLFNTMFENEEASHYQNGVYLRPRTYDLQESNVHLKLTIVDTVGFGDQINKEDSYKPIVDYIDTQFENYLQEELKIKRSLFNYHDTRIHICLYFIAPTGHSLKSLDLVTMKKLDSKISGGLRAAVSQRIGPRSARSMGPQHVHFSVSASLCFRFCTGLQSRSRIDKLITQLQLHEMFKQLQLHEMFKQLQLHEMFKQLQLHEMFKQLQLHEMFKQLQLHEMFKQLQLHEMFKQLQLYEMFRQLQLHEMCIRSPLSLFSGPVLILVHVSFLTVENESHCDFVKLREMLIRVNMEDLREQTHARHYELYRRCKLEEMGFKDTDPDSQPFSLQETYEAKRKEFLGDLQRKEEEMRQMFVNKVKETEAELKEKERELHDKFEQLKRMHQEEKRKVEEKRRDLEEEMNAFNRKKVAAETLSLSQPLKKDKDKKN